AGGCAGCCCAGCCGAAGCGGGTGGGACGGGGCGCGTCACGGCCGGGGGCATGAGGAGCTGGATTCGCTTCCGGAGCGGCCGGATCTTCAATGTGACGCGTTTTGCTCAATGCCGTGGACCTTCTACATAGGTTCCCCGTGTCCAAGCTTGAACGTGCCCACGAAGCACAGGTTCCGTTCCAGCGGGTGAGTGGCAACATGTCCGCCGTCCAGCTCGCGGGCGCGGGCCATGTGTGAGGCGCCACCGAAGGACGACCTCGAGAGTCTTGGCGCCCATCATCGTCTGCTTCGAGGTCGGACCGGTCGTTGGTCAGCGTGAGGTCGGCATTCTCTGCCTGGAAGCCCTTGATGTTGGTCAGCGTCGCGTTCTCCATCTCGGCGATGAAGGCCTCGCCGTTGTCGGGGGTCACGAGGTTGATGGGAGCTATGCGGGAATTTGGGTGATGGCGGCTTGAGAAGGCGGCGTATCGTGGCGGGTGTTCGAAGCCTGCCAGAACCTCCAAGGGAGCGATA
The genomic region above belongs to Gemmatimonadaceae bacterium and contains:
- a CDS encoding alkyl sulfatase C-terminal domain-containing protein yields the protein MTPDNGEAFIAEMENATLTNIKGFQAENADLTLTNDRSDLEADDDGRQDSRGRPSVAPHTWPAPASWTADMLPLTRWNGTCASWARSSLDTGNLCRRSTALSKTRHIEDPAAPEANPAPHAPGRDAPRPTRFGWAA